One Clavelina lepadiformis chromosome 1, kaClaLepa1.1, whole genome shotgun sequence genomic region harbors:
- the LOC143464185 gene encoding sodium/potassium-transporting ATPase subunit beta-1-interacting protein 3-like, with product MLCTCSGRCWLIGICIAQLITVAVRQTFDFLGLQWTAIMANFCQIIGVVIALYASYRDKSRLLAVYSTWTLVWMGWNIFVVFIYLGVGGLKLEDNLMTLNLGLSDSYTWFKKQGFNCMSTTDVAVTSTVQPDEFCILDYHYIEVFQSSLQLFLAVIGFALSCYVIGNIREKEDDYEIGSSTYKTNGTSPHEEPLFRESALHSSSIA from the exons aTGTTGTGCACTTGCTCTGGAAGATGCTGGTTAATAGGAATATGCATCGCGCAGTTG ATAACCGTTGCAGTTCGTCAAACATTTGATTTTCTGGGATTGCAATGGACCGCAATAATGGcaaatttttgtcaaataatTGGTGTTGTTATTGCGCTGTATGCTTCATATCGTGATAAATCACGTTTGCTTGCAGTT TATTCAACGTGGACCCTTGTGTGGATGGGATGGAATATTttcgttgtatttatttatctTGGTGTTGGGGGACTTAAACTT GAAGACAACTTGATGACCTTAAATCTTGGTCTGAGTGATTCATACACGTGGTTTAAGAAGCAAGGATTTAATTGTATGTCTACCACAGATGTGGCAGTGACTTCAACTGTTCAACCAGATGAATTTTGCATCTTGGATTACCATTATATCGAAGTGTTTCAATCAtcattgcaattatttttggCA GTGATCGGATTTGCTCTTTCTTGTTACGTTATTGGTAATATCAGAGAAAAAGAAGATGACT ATGAAATTGGTTCAAGTACATACAAAACAAATGGCACTTCTCCACATGAAGAACCTCTTTTTAG GGAGTCCGCGTTGCATTCATCTTCAATCGCGTAA
- the LOC143464169 gene encoding cleavage stimulation factor subunit 3-like: MSNSKKDADYVPEKIRKLERRLSESAYDLESWNNLIREAQTQNINKARRWYEKLVSQFPTTGRYWKIYIEHEMKSRNYEKVEKLFQRCLMRVLNIDLWKCYLTYVRETKSGLSSYREKMAQAYDFALEKIGMDIMSYQIWADYVTFLKSVEAVGSYAENQRITAVRRVYQRGCVNPMINIEQLWREYTQYEQGINAIIAKKMVDDRTKEYLNARRVSKELETMTRSLQRHNPACPPSGSAEEQKQVTLWKKYIDWERSNPMRSEDATFVSKRVMFAYEQCLLCLGHHPDVWYEASQYLSSTSASMQEKGDTNTSKILSDEASSLYERAISTLMKENNLIHFAYADFEEGRMKYDKVHTIYQRLLEIKDIDQTLAYIQYMKFCRRAEGIKAARAIFKKAREDTRIRFHVYVGAALMEYYCTKDKQIAFKIFELGLKRFGHEPDYLLAYIDYMSHLNEDNNTRVLFERVLTSGSLPRDKSGTIWNKYLEFECNVGDLSSLLKVENRRLEAFKADFEGKTTCLLVDRYRFLDMYPCSAEHLKALGYRDFRNSGKQMNSISNSTTSTNEPGAAGTTGAEEQESKSKKRAGFTVPDLSQMLPFKPKHRALPGLHPVPGGEFPLPAPAVSLLKLMPPPHSFVGPFVKIDDLMDKFADCTLPAEKDWLKLVNSGGEGHTLSSSATHAINSRIQLAGNKRPSSRNGAESDDETGSSLRLSAPPINDIYRARQQKRVR; encoded by the exons ATGTCAAATTCAAAAAAGGATGCG GACTATGTTCCAGAAAAAATTCGCAAACTTGAACGTCGATTGAGTGAAAGTGCTTATGATTTGGAATCTTGGAACAATCTTATACGGGAAGCACAG ACTCAAAACATCAATAAAGCAAGACGGTGGTATGAAAAACTGGTATCTCAATTTCCAACGACTGGCAGATATTGGAAGATATATATAGAACATGAG ATGAAATCAAGGAATTATGAAAAAGTGGAAAAACTCTTTCAAAGATGTCTTATGAGAGTTTTGAATATTGATTTATGGAAATGTTATTTAACATACGTAAGGGAAACAAAAAGTGGACTTTCTTCATACAG GGAAAAAATGGCACAGGCATATGATTTTGCTTTGGAGAAAATTGGAATGGATATTATGTCTTATCAGATATGGGCCGACTATGTTACCTTCCTGAAGTCCGT TGAAGCTGTAGGATCATATGCTGAAAATCAGAGAATTACTGCTGTGAGAAGAGTTTACCAGAGAGGTTGTGTAAATCCAATGATAAACATTGAACAATTATGGCGGGAGTACACACAATATGAGCAG GGAATTAATGCAATTATTGCCAAAAAAATGGTTGATGATAGAACAAAGGAATATTTGAATGCGAGACGAGTATCCAAAGAACTGGAAACTATGACAAGAAGTTTACAACGACATAACCCTGCGTGTCCACCAAGTGGTAGTGCAGAAGAGCAAAAACAG GTTACATTGTGGAAGAAATATATTGATTGGGAAAGATCTAACCCAATGCGGTCGGAAGATGCCACATTTGTTTCGAAAAGAG TAATGTTTGCCTATGAGCAATGCTTGTTATGTTTGGGACATCATCCAGATGTGTGGTATGAAGCATCTCAGTATTTGTCAAGTACAAGTGCCTCAATGCAGGAGAAAGGG GACACCAACACAAGTAAGATTCTTTCAGACGAAGCTTCTTCGTTGTATGAGCGTGCCATATCCACCTTAATGAAAGAGAACAATTTAATACACTTTGCTTACGCGGATTTCGAAGAAGGCCGCATGAAATATGACAAAGTTCACACCATTTATCAGAGGCTCCTTGAAATTAAAGACATTGACCAGACTCTA GCatacatacagtatatgaaGTTTTGTCGCCGTGCCGAAGGCATAAAGGCTGCCcgagcaatttttaaaaaagccaGAGAGGATACACGCATTCGTTTTCATGTTTATGTTGGGGCAGCTTTAATGGAATACTATTGCACCAAG gacaaacaaattgcttttaaaatatttgaacttGGTTTGAAACGATTTGGACATGAACCCGATTATTTGCTTGCATATATAGATTACATGTCTCATCTAAATG AGGACAATAATACACGTGTACTTTTCGAACGGGTGCTCACATCTGGAAGCTTACCACGTGATAAGTCTGG GACGATCTGGAACAAGTACCTTGAATTTGAATGCAACGTTGGTGACCTTTCTTCTCTtttgaaagttgaaaacaGACGGTTGGAAGCATTTAAAGCTGACTTCGAAGGAAAAACTACTTGCCTGCTTGTCGATAG GTATCGGTTTTTAGACATGTATCCTTGCTCTGCAGAACATCTGAAAGCTCTTGGATACAGG GACTTCCGAAATTCTGGTAAACAGATGAACTCAATTTCAAATTCGACCACTAGCACAAACGAACCTGGAGCTGCTGGTACTACTGGTGCTGAAGAGCAAGAgagcaaaagcaaaaagagAGCAGGATTCACGGTTCCAGATCTCTCTCAAATGCTTCCTTTTAAACCTAAACATAGAGCAC TCCCGGGTCTTCACCCAGTGCCAGGTGGAGAATTTCCGCTCCCTGCTCCAGCCGTTAGCTTGCTTAAGCTTATGCCTCCACCCCACTCCTTTGTGGGACCGTTTGTTAAAATAGATGATTTAATGGATAAATTTGCTGACTGCACGTTACCGGCAG AAAAAGACTGGTTAAAACTTGTGAACAGTGGTGGGGAAGGCCATACGTTAAGTAGTAGCGCCACCCACGCCATCAATTCCCGAATTCAGCTTGCTGGAAACAAGAGACCTTCCTCAAGAAATGGCGCTGAGTCTGATGATGAAACAGGAAGTTCATTGCGACTTAGTGCTCCCCCAATAAACGACATTTATCGTGCTCGACAGCAGAAACGTGTCAGATAG
- the LOC143470359 gene encoding 2-amino-1-hydroxyethylphosphonate dioxygenase (glycine-forming)-like isoform X1 — MKSLSAQLDEIFVLYEKFGSTCYEGEAVTQVEHALQAAELAEKEGASIPVVLGAFFHDIGHLVSMDKTTEERWALKNHGDVGKEFLANHGFPLGVTELVAGHVSAKRFLVYQDKDYYNKLSSHSRYTLKLQGGAMVKDEADLFKSSSSFNDIIRVRQWDEEAKDPEMQTKNLMYYRKMSESYLKNL, encoded by the exons ATGAAGTCTCTATCGGCTCAGCTTGACGAGATATTTGTACTATatgaaaa GTTCGGATCTACATGCTATGAAGGTGAAGCCGTTACTCAAGTGGAGCATGCCCTTCAAGCTGCTGAATTAGCAGAAAAGGAAGGAGCTAGTATTCCT GTAGTTTTAGGTGCATTTTTTCATGATATTGGACACTTAGTGAGTATGGACAAAACAACGGAAGAAAGATGGGCATTAAAGAATCATGGTGAT GTTGGCAAAGAATTCCTGGCCAATCATGGTTTTCCATTGGGAGTTACTGAATTAGTAGCCGGACATGTCAGTGCAAAACGATTTTTGGTCTACCAGGACAAAGATTATTATAACA AGTTGTCGTCACACAGCCGTTATACTCTAAAATTACAAGGTGGGGCTATGGTAAAAGATGAAGCGGATTTGTTTAAAAGTAGCTCCAGTTTCAATGACATAATTCGAGTTCGTCAATGGGACGAAGAAGCTAAAGACCCAGAGATGCAAACGAAGAATTTGATGTATTATCGTAAAATGAGTGAATcgtatttgaaaaatttgtga
- the LOC143470359 gene encoding 2-amino-1-hydroxyethylphosphonate dioxygenase (glycine-forming)-like isoform X2 codes for MKSLSAQLDEIFVLYEKFGSTCYEGEAVTQVEHALQAAELAEKEGASIPVVLGAFFHDIGHLVSMDKTTEERWALKNHELSSHSRYTLKLQGGAMVKDEADLFKSSSSFNDIIRVRQWDEEAKDPEMQTKNLMYYRKMSESYLKNL; via the exons ATGAAGTCTCTATCGGCTCAGCTTGACGAGATATTTGTACTATatgaaaa GTTCGGATCTACATGCTATGAAGGTGAAGCCGTTACTCAAGTGGAGCATGCCCTTCAAGCTGCTGAATTAGCAGAAAAGGAAGGAGCTAGTATTCCT GTAGTTTTAGGTGCATTTTTTCATGATATTGGACACTTAGTGAGTATGGACAAAACAACGGAAGAAAGATGGGCATTAAAGAATCATG AGTTGTCGTCACACAGCCGTTATACTCTAAAATTACAAGGTGGGGCTATGGTAAAAGATGAAGCGGATTTGTTTAAAAGTAGCTCCAGTTTCAATGACATAATTCGAGTTCGTCAATGGGACGAAGAAGCTAAAGACCCAGAGATGCAAACGAAGAATTTGATGTATTATCGTAAAATGAGTGAATcgtatttgaaaaatttgtga
- the LOC143458778 gene encoding uncharacterized protein LOC143458778 isoform X1 has translation MATPKSDKKESSDTSFQPVMTIKHGEDPEVQEVNIAASIQKGLSAIENLKPSPENIHFIKKTPKSMTTKSTMTNEDDYTVVHTNTPCTSPSPSLRENDAIDDDNQDVIDARHKIVGWKMTPRVHFPPPNTINASSLRTASMGRVHDLPQTDAREFNPIIEPPYLHRPDRTLIVHQTKPLPLQPVKAWPGYGGNVYFQPFKAVSKPIRDRTYSSRTPVRRSRSVSSYPPEKLTTTPDLYSVSKLSSFHFSSPSFADSKITPSRFASEKETLAFDEIEDDISKRNRRQMAHLDKNFVLSMSGNTKFTEDWTWISGKESLGTLKIGNPLLEVRRHSNRERYNRQTVVEKVPHNFVFHSQKENDIEKTISAKIREKTNARNSKAFTKDYGLPKWVLQQFADQYYRDNRGQLQLPRLPLRVKGRKVTNENKVWKIPY, from the exons ATGGCAACACCTAAATCTGACAAAAAGGAAAGTAGTGACACGTCTTTTCAACCTGTGATGACCATCAAACATGGAGAAGATCCGGAAGTACAAGAAGTGAATATTGCTGCAAGTATTCAAAAAG GTTTATCTGCCATCGAGAATTTGAAACCTAGTCCGGAAAACATTCACTTCATTAAGAAGACGCCAAAGTCTATGACGACCAAATCTACCATGACCAACGAAGATGACTACACAGTTGTACATACCAACACTCCTTGTACAAGCCCTTCGCCATCTTTGCGTGAAAATGACGCAATTGATGATGACAACCAGGACGTTATAGATGCTAGACACAAGATTGTGGGTTGGAAAATGACCCCAAGG GTCCACTTCCCGCCGCCCAACACCATAAACGCATCATCACTTCGCACAGCATCCATGGGCAGAGTGCATGATCTTCCTCAGACAGATGCA cGGGAATTTAATCCTATTATCGAACCTCCATATCTTCACCGACCTGACAGAACACTCATTGTCCACCAAACTAAGCCATTACCATTGCAACCAGTAAAG GCGTGGCCAGGATATGGTGGTAACGTATACTTCCAGCCTTTCAAAGCTGTTAGTAAGCCCATAAGGGACCGAACATACTCAAGTAGAACACCTG TACGTCGGTCGCGTAGCGTTTCTTCTTATCCTCCAGAAAAGCTGACTACAACACCAGATTTGTATTCTGTGTCGAAACTttcttcttttcatttttcatcaCCAAGCTTTGCTGACAGTAAGATAACTCCTTCCCGGTTCGCATCAG AAAAAGAAACCTTAGCTTTTGATGAAATAGAAGACGATATTTCAAAACGAAATCGGCGACAGATGGCccatttggataaaaattttgtgctCTCAATGTCGGGCAACACAAAATTTACCGAAGACTGGACTTGGATTTCAG GTAAAGAGTCCCTAGGCACTCTGAAAATTGGCAACCCGTTGCTTGAAGTTAGAAGACATTCAAATAGGGAAAgatataacagacaaacagtTGTCGAAAAAGTACCACAcaactttgtttttcattctcaaaaagaaaacgacattgaaaaaacaatttccGCAAAAATTAGGGAAAAAACAAATGCTCGAAATAGTAAAGCATTTACTAAAGATTACGGTTTACCAAAATGGGTGTTACAACAG TTTGCTGATCAATATTATCGTGACAATCGTGGTCAGCTCCAATTGCCTCGTTTGCCACTACGTGTAAAAGGAAGGAAAGTTACCAACGAAAATAAAGTATGGAAAATACCGTATTGA
- the LOC143458778 gene encoding uncharacterized protein LOC143458778 isoform X2: MATPKSDKKESSDTSFQPVMTIKHGEDPEVQEVNIAASIQKGLSAIENLKPSPENIHFIKKTPKSMTTKSTMTNEDDYTVVHTNTPCTSPSPSLRENDAIDDDNQDVIDARHKIVGWKMTPRVHFPPPNTINASSLRTASMGRVHDLPQTDAREFNPIIEPPYLHRPDRTLIVHQTKPLPLQPVKAWPGYGGNVYFQPFKAVSKPIRDRTYSSRTPVRRSRSVSSYPPEKLTTTPDLYSVSKLSSFHFSSPSFADSKITPSRFASETLAFDEIEDDISKRNRRQMAHLDKNFVLSMSGNTKFTEDWTWISGKESLGTLKIGNPLLEVRRHSNRERYNRQTVVEKVPHNFVFHSQKENDIEKTISAKIREKTNARNSKAFTKDYGLPKWVLQQFADQYYRDNRGQLQLPRLPLRVKGRKVTNENKVWKIPY; encoded by the exons ATGGCAACACCTAAATCTGACAAAAAGGAAAGTAGTGACACGTCTTTTCAACCTGTGATGACCATCAAACATGGAGAAGATCCGGAAGTACAAGAAGTGAATATTGCTGCAAGTATTCAAAAAG GTTTATCTGCCATCGAGAATTTGAAACCTAGTCCGGAAAACATTCACTTCATTAAGAAGACGCCAAAGTCTATGACGACCAAATCTACCATGACCAACGAAGATGACTACACAGTTGTACATACCAACACTCCTTGTACAAGCCCTTCGCCATCTTTGCGTGAAAATGACGCAATTGATGATGACAACCAGGACGTTATAGATGCTAGACACAAGATTGTGGGTTGGAAAATGACCCCAAGG GTCCACTTCCCGCCGCCCAACACCATAAACGCATCATCACTTCGCACAGCATCCATGGGCAGAGTGCATGATCTTCCTCAGACAGATGCA cGGGAATTTAATCCTATTATCGAACCTCCATATCTTCACCGACCTGACAGAACACTCATTGTCCACCAAACTAAGCCATTACCATTGCAACCAGTAAAG GCGTGGCCAGGATATGGTGGTAACGTATACTTCCAGCCTTTCAAAGCTGTTAGTAAGCCCATAAGGGACCGAACATACTCAAGTAGAACACCTG TACGTCGGTCGCGTAGCGTTTCTTCTTATCCTCCAGAAAAGCTGACTACAACACCAGATTTGTATTCTGTGTCGAAACTttcttcttttcatttttcatcaCCAAGCTTTGCTGACAGTAAGATAACTCCTTCCCGGTTCGCATCAG AAACCTTAGCTTTTGATGAAATAGAAGACGATATTTCAAAACGAAATCGGCGACAGATGGCccatttggataaaaattttgtgctCTCAATGTCGGGCAACACAAAATTTACCGAAGACTGGACTTGGATTTCAG GTAAAGAGTCCCTAGGCACTCTGAAAATTGGCAACCCGTTGCTTGAAGTTAGAAGACATTCAAATAGGGAAAgatataacagacaaacagtTGTCGAAAAAGTACCACAcaactttgtttttcattctcaaaaagaaaacgacattgaaaaaacaatttccGCAAAAATTAGGGAAAAAACAAATGCTCGAAATAGTAAAGCATTTACTAAAGATTACGGTTTACCAAAATGGGTGTTACAACAG TTTGCTGATCAATATTATCGTGACAATCGTGGTCAGCTCCAATTGCCTCGTTTGCCACTACGTGTAAAAGGAAGGAAAGTTACCAACGAAAATAAAGTATGGAAAATACCGTATTGA
- the LOC143448493 gene encoding rho GTPase-activating protein 1-like isoform X1, producing MASPSAPAEGILVDLAGDNQPMLPSTKLEFLTQDEEDQKMANQLENEIRGEVQYDAGENQSTGAHGRNEASAKGAWYDSQAQAAAEFADVSKYGIIEVSGVDSTGRPVIVVSACRLPSNKQLDQKKFLRYLKFTLDKYVESDYSLIYLHYGLNSGNKPSFAWLREAYREFDRKYKKNLKSLYLVHPTTFIRILMNVFKPLISAKFGRKIKYVNYLHEMAGEVPLNQLPIPREVITHDAELTKRNSNESRPRDASDSAHPVQPLPTQQFGVSLQCLSENNPGYVVPKVMQETVAYLKEHGLDTEGLFRRSPSALAIKEIQSLYNEGKPVVFDDPHLAAVVLKSFLRKLPEPLLTYDLYEFILNITRIDAETRPRVMGTWLQKLPRENFITLKFLMNFLNTVASHSDVNKMTFQNLAVVFGPNLAWSTDQVASLVAMGPINTFVMLMLENHDQFFADDSEC from the exons ATGGCATCACCAAGTGCTCCAGCTGAAGGTATTCTAGTTGACTTAGCAGGTGATAATCAACCGATGTTACCATCTACaaaattggaatttttaaCTCAAGATGAAGAAGATCAGAAAATGGCTAATCAACTGGAAAATGAAATTAGAGGAG AGGTTCAATACGATGCAGGTGAGAACCAGTCAACCGGCGCTCACGGAAGAAATGAAGCTTCCGCCAAGGGTGCTTGGTACGACAGCCAGGCACAAGCGGCCGCAGAATTTGCTGATGTGTCCAAATATGGCATCATCGAG GTATCTGGTGTCGATTCAACTGGTAGGCCAGTAATCGTTGTCAGCGCTTGCAGACTTCCATCAAACAAGCAACTGgatcaaaaaaagtttttgag GTATCTCAAGTTCACCTTGGACAAGTACGTCGAATCAGACTACAGTCTAATATATCTTCACTATGGCCTGAACAGCGGTAACAAGCCTTCGTTTGCTTGGCTGCGGGAAGCATATAGGGAATTCGACAGAAA gTACAAGAAAAATCTCAAGTCTCTTTACCTCGTTCATCCGACTACTTTCATTCGTATTTTGATGAACGTTTTCAAACCGTTAATCAGCGCGAAATTTGGTCGAAAAATCAAATATGTCAATTATCTTCACGAGATGGCTGGTGAGGTGCCACTAAATCAGCTCCCTATTCCACGTGAAGTTATAAC GCATGATGCCGAGTTGACCAAGCGGAATTCAAACGAAAGTAGACCTAGAGATGCTTCAGACAGTGCGCATCCAGTTCAGCCTCTACCTACGCAACAGTTCGGGGTTTCGCTTCAATG TTTGTCAGAAAACAATCCTGGTtatgtggtgccaaaagtAATGCAGGAGACCGTAGCTTACTTAAAGGAACAcg GATTAGACACTGAAGGCCTGTTTCGGAGGTCGCCTTCTGCTCTTGCCATTAAAGAAATTCAAAGTCTTTACAATGAGGGAAAACCC GTTGTATTCGATGACCCCCACTTGGCAGCGGTTGTTTTAAAATCCTTTTTAAGAAAGCTTCCTGAACCTTTGCTTACGTATGATCTTTACGAATTCATCCTTAATATCACGC GTATAGACGCTGAAACAAGGCCTCGTGTTATGGGCACTTGGCTGCAAAAGTTGCCACGCGAGAACTTTATCACTCTCAAGTTTCTAATGAACTTTTTAAACACTGTGGCAAGTCATTCGGATGTCAATAAAATGACATTTCAAAATCTCGCTGTTGTTTTTGGGCCCAATCTGGCATGGTCTACAGATCAG GTCGCATCACTTGTTGCTATGGGACCCATCAACACCTTCGTAATGTTGATGCTGGAAAACCATGACCAGTTCTTTGCTGACGATTCGGAGTGTTAA
- the LOC143448493 gene encoding rho GTPase-activating protein 1-like isoform X2 — translation MGCFCGKHSATVIPYEVQYDAGENQSTGAHGRNEASAKGAWYDSQAQAAAEFADVSKYGIIEVSGVDSTGRPVIVVSACRLPSNKQLDQKKFLRYLKFTLDKYVESDYSLIYLHYGLNSGNKPSFAWLREAYREFDRKYKKNLKSLYLVHPTTFIRILMNVFKPLISAKFGRKIKYVNYLHEMAGEVPLNQLPIPREVITHDAELTKRNSNESRPRDASDSAHPVQPLPTQQFGVSLQCLSENNPGYVVPKVMQETVAYLKEHGLDTEGLFRRSPSALAIKEIQSLYNEGKPVVFDDPHLAAVVLKSFLRKLPEPLLTYDLYEFILNITRIDAETRPRVMGTWLQKLPRENFITLKFLMNFLNTVASHSDVNKMTFQNLAVVFGPNLAWSTDQVASLVAMGPINTFVMLMLENHDQFFADDSEC, via the exons ATGGGCTGTTTTTGTGGAAAGCATTCGGCTACGGTTATACCATACG AGGTTCAATACGATGCAGGTGAGAACCAGTCAACCGGCGCTCACGGAAGAAATGAAGCTTCCGCCAAGGGTGCTTGGTACGACAGCCAGGCACAAGCGGCCGCAGAATTTGCTGATGTGTCCAAATATGGCATCATCGAG GTATCTGGTGTCGATTCAACTGGTAGGCCAGTAATCGTTGTCAGCGCTTGCAGACTTCCATCAAACAAGCAACTGgatcaaaaaaagtttttgag GTATCTCAAGTTCACCTTGGACAAGTACGTCGAATCAGACTACAGTCTAATATATCTTCACTATGGCCTGAACAGCGGTAACAAGCCTTCGTTTGCTTGGCTGCGGGAAGCATATAGGGAATTCGACAGAAA gTACAAGAAAAATCTCAAGTCTCTTTACCTCGTTCATCCGACTACTTTCATTCGTATTTTGATGAACGTTTTCAAACCGTTAATCAGCGCGAAATTTGGTCGAAAAATCAAATATGTCAATTATCTTCACGAGATGGCTGGTGAGGTGCCACTAAATCAGCTCCCTATTCCACGTGAAGTTATAAC GCATGATGCCGAGTTGACCAAGCGGAATTCAAACGAAAGTAGACCTAGAGATGCTTCAGACAGTGCGCATCCAGTTCAGCCTCTACCTACGCAACAGTTCGGGGTTTCGCTTCAATG TTTGTCAGAAAACAATCCTGGTtatgtggtgccaaaagtAATGCAGGAGACCGTAGCTTACTTAAAGGAACAcg GATTAGACACTGAAGGCCTGTTTCGGAGGTCGCCTTCTGCTCTTGCCATTAAAGAAATTCAAAGTCTTTACAATGAGGGAAAACCC GTTGTATTCGATGACCCCCACTTGGCAGCGGTTGTTTTAAAATCCTTTTTAAGAAAGCTTCCTGAACCTTTGCTTACGTATGATCTTTACGAATTCATCCTTAATATCACGC GTATAGACGCTGAAACAAGGCCTCGTGTTATGGGCACTTGGCTGCAAAAGTTGCCACGCGAGAACTTTATCACTCTCAAGTTTCTAATGAACTTTTTAAACACTGTGGCAAGTCATTCGGATGTCAATAAAATGACATTTCAAAATCTCGCTGTTGTTTTTGGGCCCAATCTGGCATGGTCTACAGATCAG GTCGCATCACTTGTTGCTATGGGACCCATCAACACCTTCGTAATGTTGATGCTGGAAAACCATGACCAGTTCTTTGCTGACGATTCGGAGTGTTAA